A window of Terriglobus sp. RCC_193 contains these coding sequences:
- a CDS encoding multidrug efflux RND transporter permease subunit has translation MSPSRPFILRPVATVLLMVAVLLAGGVAYTQLPVSALPQVDYPTIQVQTYYPGASPSVMTSAVTGALERQFGQIPGLTQMTSTSSGGGSIITLQFNLSESIDVAQQDVQAAINAASSYLPQNLPNPPIYNKVNPADAPILTLALTSKTLPLTKVEDLADTILANKISQLSGVGLVSIAGGQKPGVRIQANPTALAGYGMSLEDLRTALAAANVDQAKGNLNGRLQSYTIGANDQLLSAKDYQDVIVAYRNGSPVRMSDIANSVDGAENAFQAAWMGRRDDEGNPNTQPAVIINIQRQPGANIIGVVDRIEALLPKLQATLPASVKLETLTDRTGTIRASVEDVQFELMLTIGLVILVIFLFLRSWRATVIPSVAVPLSIVGTFAVMYLLGYSLNNLSLMALTISTGFVVDDAIVMVENIDRYLEEGHTPLEAALMGSEQIGFTILSLTISLIAVLIPLLFMGDIVGRLFREFAVTLSVTILMSAVVSLTLTPMMAAKLLKHTPEHEKGRFYKVSEDFFNWVIARYATGVRWVLRHQTLTLLVTAGTFVLTLLLYMWVPKGFFPVQDTGVILAITDAPQDISFNAMSQRQQALANAILKDPDVDSLSSFIGIDATNQTLNSGRIQINLKSRDERKESATEIIRRLQPNLDKVEGIKAYMQPLQDLTVENRTARTQYQYSVEDANSDELVLWSTRILQKFQTLPALADVASDQTTDGLEASLVIDRDTASRLGITPQNIDDTLYDAFGQRQVSTMFTQQNQYHVILEVAPQYQKSPKALDSIYVKSSSGTQVPLSAFTHFEPKKTTLAISHEGQFPSVNISFNLAPGYSIGDAVSQVRKAEKELNMPLSVNANFQGTAASFEASLSNEPILILAALITVYIVLGVLYESYIHPITILSTLPSAGVGAILALFVTGTNLSVIALIGIILLIGIVKKNAIMMIDFALEAEREGGKTPEESIYQACLLRFRPIMMTTMAALLGGVPLALGTGTGSELRRPLGITIIGGLIVSQVLTLYTTPVVYLFFDRIGRKYLGTEEGDRERLAHLHEDEPHYATGD, from the coding sequence ATGAGTCCGTCCCGGCCATTTATTCTTCGTCCGGTTGCCACAGTTTTGCTGATGGTTGCCGTTTTGCTGGCGGGTGGCGTTGCCTATACGCAGCTCCCGGTGTCGGCGCTGCCTCAGGTTGATTACCCTACGATCCAGGTACAGACCTACTACCCCGGCGCATCGCCCTCGGTGATGACTTCCGCCGTTACCGGTGCTCTGGAACGCCAGTTCGGCCAGATTCCGGGTCTGACGCAGATGACGTCCACATCGTCCGGTGGCGGGTCGATCATTACGCTGCAGTTCAACCTGTCCGAATCCATCGACGTGGCACAGCAGGATGTGCAGGCGGCGATTAACGCTGCCAGCAGCTACCTGCCCCAGAACCTGCCGAACCCGCCGATTTACAACAAGGTGAACCCGGCGGATGCGCCGATTCTGACGCTGGCTCTGACGTCGAAGACGCTGCCGCTGACGAAGGTGGAAGATCTGGCCGATACGATCCTGGCCAATAAGATCTCGCAGCTATCCGGCGTCGGTCTGGTCTCGATTGCGGGCGGACAGAAGCCGGGTGTGCGTATTCAGGCAAATCCGACGGCCCTGGCTGGCTACGGCATGTCGCTGGAAGATTTGCGTACGGCGTTGGCGGCGGCGAACGTCGATCAGGCGAAGGGCAATCTGAACGGCCGTCTGCAGAGCTACACCATCGGCGCGAATGACCAGTTGCTGTCCGCGAAGGACTACCAGGATGTCATCGTGGCGTATCGCAACGGATCTCCGGTGCGCATGAGTGACATTGCCAATTCGGTCGATGGTGCGGAGAACGCCTTCCAGGCGGCATGGATGGGACGTCGTGATGATGAGGGCAATCCGAATACGCAGCCTGCCGTCATTATCAACATTCAGCGCCAGCCGGGCGCAAACATCATCGGCGTGGTGGATCGCATTGAGGCGCTGCTGCCGAAGCTGCAGGCGACTCTGCCTGCCTCGGTCAAACTGGAGACGCTGACCGATCGTACCGGCACCATCCGCGCTTCTGTGGAGGATGTGCAGTTCGAACTGATGCTGACCATCGGCCTGGTCATCCTGGTGATCTTCCTGTTCCTGCGTTCGTGGCGCGCGACGGTGATCCCTTCCGTTGCGGTGCCGCTGTCCATTGTGGGCACGTTCGCGGTGATGTATCTGTTGGGTTATTCGTTGAATAACCTATCGCTGATGGCGCTGACGATTTCGACCGGCTTCGTGGTGGATGACGCCATCGTGATGGTCGAAAACATCGACCGCTATCTGGAAGAAGGGCATACCCCGCTGGAAGCGGCCTTGATGGGATCGGAGCAGATCGGCTTTACGATTCTGTCGCTGACCATTTCGCTGATCGCCGTGTTGATTCCGCTGCTGTTCATGGGCGATATCGTGGGCCGCCTGTTCCGCGAGTTTGCCGTGACGCTGTCGGTGACGATTCTGATGTCCGCGGTGGTTTCGTTGACGCTGACGCCGATGATGGCGGCCAAGCTGCTGAAGCATACGCCGGAGCACGAGAAGGGCAGGTTCTACAAGGTCAGCGAAGACTTCTTCAACTGGGTCATCGCACGGTATGCAACGGGTGTGCGTTGGGTGTTACGCCACCAGACGCTCACTCTGCTGGTGACGGCGGGCACGTTCGTCCTGACCCTGCTGTTGTACATGTGGGTGCCGAAGGGCTTCTTCCCGGTGCAGGATACGGGTGTGATCCTGGCGATTACGGATGCGCCACAGGACATCAGCTTTAATGCGATGAGTCAGCGGCAGCAGGCGCTGGCGAATGCCATCCTGAAGGACCCGGATGTGGATTCGCTTTCGTCGTTCATCGGTATTGATGCGACGAATCAGACGCTGAATTCCGGACGTATTCAGATCAACCTGAAGAGCCGTGACGAACGCAAGGAGAGCGCAACGGAGATCATCCGTCGCCTGCAGCCAAACCTGGACAAGGTGGAAGGCATCAAGGCGTACATGCAGCCGTTGCAGGACCTGACAGTGGAGAACCGTACCGCGCGCACGCAATACCAGTACTCCGTGGAAGATGCCAACAGCGACGAACTGGTGCTGTGGTCGACTCGCATCCTGCAGAAATTTCAGACATTGCCCGCGTTGGCGGATGTTGCTTCAGACCAGACGACAGACGGCCTGGAGGCATCGCTGGTCATTGACCGCGATACGGCGTCACGATTGGGCATTACGCCGCAAAACATTGATGACACGCTGTACGACGCGTTTGGTCAGCGGCAGGTGTCGACGATGTTTACGCAGCAGAATCAGTATCACGTGATTCTGGAAGTGGCTCCGCAGTATCAGAAGAGTCCGAAGGCGCTGGACAGCATTTATGTGAAGTCGTCCAGCGGAACGCAGGTTCCTTTGTCTGCCTTCACGCATTTTGAGCCGAAGAAGACAACGCTGGCGATCTCGCATGAAGGGCAGTTCCCCTCGGTGAATATCTCGTTCAACCTGGCGCCGGGATACTCCATTGGCGACGCGGTTTCGCAGGTGCGCAAGGCGGAAAAAGAGTTGAACATGCCGCTCAGCGTGAACGCGAATTTCCAGGGGACGGCGGCTTCGTTTGAGGCTTCGCTTTCGAATGAGCCCATCCTGATCCTGGCGGCGCTCATCACGGTGTATATCGTTCTGGGTGTTCTGTACGAGAGCTATATTCACCCCATCACGATTCTTTCCACGTTGCCGTCGGCAGGTGTGGGCGCGATCCTGGCGCTGTTTGTCACCGGGACGAACCTGTCGGTGATTGCGTTGATCGGCATCATCCTTTTGATCGGCATTGTGAAGAAGAACGCCATCATGATGATCGACTTTGCGCTGGAGGCTGAGCGCGAAGGCGGGAAGACACCGGAAGAGTCGATTTACCAGGCATGCCTGCTGCGTTTCCGTCCGATCATGATGACGACGATGGCCGCACTGCTGGGCGGTGTACCGCTGGCACTGGGCACCGGCACCGGATCGGAGCTGCGCCGTCCGCTGGGTATCACGATCATTGGCGGACTGATTGTTTCGCAGGTGTTGACGCTGTATACGACGCCGGTGGTGTACCTGTTCTTTGATCGCATTGGGCGCAAGTACCTGGGCACAGAAGAGGGAGACCGCGAACGGCTGGCCCATCTGCATGAAGACGAACCGCACTATGCGACCGGAGATTAA
- a CDS encoding efflux RND transporter periplasmic adaptor subunit, whose translation MSLSASEHPVSSSHPALPDHASPSSTGLTNDASQHPEEPKKRGSWLRVLILILLVGGAIGFVVYRIVTNKPKDAAGPGGRRGGGAGQIVPVAYDVATLKTMPISLQALGTVTAYNTVTLRSRVDGQITRVNFTEGQRVKQGQLLIEIDPRPYAAALEQAKGNLVRDQANAAYAQAQAQRYGQLYAAGVVSKESTQTQESTAGQAVGTLAADKAAIDAAQVNLNYTRITSPINGVVGLRQVDVGNIVSASATTGLVVITQVQPIAVIFTLPEDQIPQVFSHMRGGQKLVAEAWDRSNSQKLATGTLLTVDNQIDTTTGTAKLKAVFQNESNELYPNQFVNIHLILENRPNSLVIPAAAIQTGTGGSFVYLIDRTKGQANPVAGGGTAGAGRGANGGGQNSGATTNSGNVNAAAGANTAAGPGSPDANASGGAGGRRAGGQAGGGARGSNQNFPVQVVQVVVDSTQGTNVILRSGLKPGDQVVTDGQEKLQPGSRVTPRPSDDMQAARKAAQNPGTQKANPNPGAGDFSNGHDSDVSPAMTPGRGRGQGTVGTDSSGLGVSQNPNQNREGANGQMGGPQRGSGGRRPPQ comes from the coding sequence ATGTCGCTTTCTGCCAGCGAGCACCCAGTCTCTTCTTCGCATCCGGCGCTGCCGGATCACGCTTCGCCTTCTTCGACCGGCCTAACCAATGATGCGTCTCAGCATCCGGAGGAGCCGAAGAAGCGCGGTTCGTGGCTGCGCGTCCTGATTCTTATCCTGCTGGTAGGCGGTGCGATTGGTTTTGTTGTGTATCGCATTGTGACCAACAAGCCGAAGGATGCAGCCGGACCGGGCGGTCGTCGCGGAGGCGGTGCGGGACAGATCGTCCCCGTGGCCTATGACGTGGCCACGCTGAAGACGATGCCGATTTCGCTGCAGGCGCTGGGCACGGTGACGGCATACAACACTGTGACACTGCGCAGCCGCGTGGATGGACAGATCACCCGCGTGAACTTCACCGAAGGTCAGCGTGTGAAGCAGGGGCAGTTGCTGATTGAGATTGATCCGCGTCCGTATGCCGCCGCGCTGGAACAGGCGAAGGGCAACCTGGTTCGCGACCAGGCAAATGCCGCGTATGCACAGGCGCAGGCACAGCGTTACGGTCAGCTTTATGCCGCGGGTGTTGTCAGTAAGGAAAGCACGCAGACGCAGGAGTCGACCGCCGGGCAGGCTGTGGGGACTCTGGCTGCGGATAAGGCTGCGATTGACGCTGCGCAGGTGAACCTGAACTACACGCGCATTACGTCGCCCATTAATGGTGTGGTGGGTCTGCGCCAGGTGGACGTGGGTAACATTGTGTCAGCTTCGGCGACGACTGGCCTGGTGGTGATTACGCAGGTGCAGCCCATTGCCGTGATCTTCACGCTGCCGGAAGACCAGATTCCGCAGGTGTTTTCGCATATGCGTGGTGGTCAGAAGCTGGTGGCGGAGGCATGGGACCGCTCCAACTCGCAGAAGCTGGCGACCGGTACGCTGCTGACGGTGGATAACCAGATTGACACAACGACCGGCACGGCAAAGCTCAAAGCCGTCTTTCAGAATGAGAGCAACGAGCTTTATCCGAATCAGTTCGTGAACATTCACCTGATTCTGGAAAATCGTCCGAATTCGCTGGTGATTCCGGCTGCGGCGATTCAGACCGGCACCGGCGGCAGCTTCGTTTACCTGATCGATCGCACAAAGGGTCAGGCCAATCCTGTGGCGGGTGGTGGCACCGCTGGTGCGGGACGTGGTGCCAATGGCGGTGGCCAGAACAGCGGCGCGACTACCAATAGCGGCAACGTGAATGCCGCGGCTGGCGCGAATACCGCAGCGGGGCCCGGATCGCCGGACGCGAACGCATCGGGTGGAGCGGGTGGACGTCGTGCTGGTGGCCAGGCTGGCGGCGGCGCTCGCGGCAGCAACCAGAACTTCCCGGTCCAGGTGGTCCAGGTGGTCGTGGACAGCACCCAGGGAACGAATGTGATTCTGCGCAGCGGCCTGAAGCCGGGTGATCAGGTGGTGACGGATGGCCAGGAGAAGTTGCAGCCGGGTAGCCGGGTGACACCGCGTCCGTCGGACGATATGCAGGCTGCGCGCAAGGCAGCCCAGAACCCGGGCACGCAGAAAGCTAACCCGAATCCGGGTGCTGGGGATTTCAGCAACGGTCATGATTCGGATGTTTCTCCGGCCATGACGCCAGGTCGCGGTCGCGGACAGGGAACGGTCGGCACGGATAGCAGCGGCCTGGGTGTCAGCCAGAACCCGAACCAGAATCGTGAGGGCGCGAATGGCCAGATGGGCGGCCCACAGCGCGGTTCAGGCGGTCGTCGTCCGCCGCAGTAA
- a CDS encoding UbiA family prenyltransferase has protein sequence MEDDRLSGVAATVYSEFTPAPDVPLCVDLDGTLVKSDTLVDAVLLLVRQQPTSPLHWPRWVSKGRAGFKREITGRAQVDVEFLPYNQPLLEYLWEQHALGRRIYLATAADIGFALQVAAHFGDLFTGVLASDGTLNLAGANKLKAFQDLFPEGFTYIGNAIPDRTLLRESVLPMVANPHRKLRKALQRDRITIHREFIDRRSTFAVFLKTIRAHQWAKNALIFLPAILAHDFSARSMIACLLAFFSLSFCASATYIINDLLDIEADRRHPRKRRRPFAAGDLSPIAGVAIVAVFFVIALILALLVPHAATHFSGQTQTTGFLTAPGGFVLWLGIYTVTTLAYSFVLKRMVLVDVIVLSGLYTIRLLAGAAASGVFISEWLAAFSIFFFLSLAFVKRFSELELMVASGRDKASGRGYGTGDIEQLRALGTSSAFAAVVVLSMYISNLTAAHLYTHMSRLWLVEPVLILWISRVWLLASRGQLHEDPVVYAITDRMSWLLGALCALIVWLAL, from the coding sequence ATGGAAGACGATCGCCTGTCCGGCGTCGCCGCAACCGTATATTCAGAGTTCACACCAGCCCCGGATGTGCCCCTGTGCGTCGATCTGGACGGCACCCTGGTCAAAAGCGACACTCTTGTAGACGCCGTTCTGCTCCTGGTACGCCAGCAGCCCACCTCCCCTCTGCACTGGCCCCGGTGGGTCAGCAAGGGACGCGCAGGCTTCAAACGCGAAATCACCGGCCGCGCCCAGGTCGATGTCGAATTCCTTCCCTACAACCAACCGCTGCTGGAATACCTGTGGGAGCAGCACGCGCTCGGCCGCCGCATCTACCTCGCAACTGCGGCAGATATTGGATTTGCGCTACAGGTAGCAGCCCACTTTGGCGATCTGTTTACCGGCGTTCTCGCCTCCGACGGCACCCTGAACCTGGCCGGAGCCAACAAGCTGAAAGCTTTCCAGGATCTCTTCCCCGAGGGTTTCACCTATATCGGCAACGCCATCCCGGATCGCACGCTGCTGCGCGAAAGCGTCCTGCCCATGGTCGCCAATCCTCATCGAAAACTGCGTAAGGCTCTCCAACGCGACCGGATCACCATTCACCGGGAATTTATCGACCGTCGCTCCACCTTCGCGGTGTTTCTCAAAACGATCCGGGCGCACCAATGGGCGAAGAATGCCCTCATCTTCCTGCCCGCCATCCTCGCGCACGATTTCTCAGCGCGCAGCATGATCGCCTGCCTCCTGGCATTCTTTTCCCTGTCTTTTTGCGCCAGCGCGACCTACATCATCAACGATCTACTGGATATTGAGGCAGATCGCCGCCATCCGCGGAAGCGCCGCAGACCCTTCGCCGCCGGCGACCTCTCGCCCATCGCCGGTGTGGCCATTGTGGCGGTGTTTTTCGTCATCGCTTTGATACTTGCACTTCTGGTACCTCACGCCGCCACCCATTTTTCTGGCCAGACACAGACCACCGGCTTCCTGACCGCACCCGGCGGGTTCGTTTTATGGCTCGGCATTTATACCGTCACCACGCTGGCTTATTCCTTTGTCCTGAAGCGAATGGTGCTGGTCGATGTGATCGTACTCAGCGGCCTGTACACCATCCGCCTTCTGGCGGGTGCCGCTGCCAGCGGCGTGTTCATCTCTGAATGGCTGGCCGCATTCTCCATCTTTTTCTTCCTCTCCCTCGCCTTCGTCAAGCGCTTCAGTGAGCTTGAGCTCATGGTCGCCAGCGGACGCGACAAAGCCTCCGGACGCGGCTATGGCACCGGCGACATCGAACAACTGCGCGCACTCGGCACCTCCAGCGCATTTGCTGCAGTTGTCGTGCTCAGCATGTACATCTCCAACCTCACAGCGGCACACCTCTATACCCACATGAGCCGCCTGTGGCTTGTCGAACCGGTACTGATTCTCTGGATCAGCCGTGTCTGGCTGCTGGCCAGTCGCGGCCAGTTGCACGAAGACCCGGTCGTCTACGCCATCACCGATCGCATGAGCTGGCTGCTGGGCGCTCTCTGCGCCCTGATCGTCTGGCTCGCGCTGTAG
- the pheS gene encoding phenylalanine--tRNA ligase subunit alpha: protein MTDTITPLSAFDDASLDQAFRALTDEVRSAAAQLTTPEAQENFRLDWLGRKQGRLKLLSESWLKTAPPEAKKSLGMRFNALKNEIEAALLAGPISTAAEGSSLDLSLPGIRRAIGTEHPLTRTMREMTAVFAALGYSVGVGPEVESDFYNFEALNFPPNHPARDTQDTLVVADQDKKPLRERLLMRTHTSPVQIRTMISQPPPLRIVIPGKVHRNDESDATHSPIFHQVEGLCVDTNITFSDLKGTLDHAMKAFFGSSVKTRFFPSFFPFTEPSADVQISCPFCGQKGCRKCKYSGWIELLGCGMVDPAVFAAVDQRRIENGLEPAYDTKKISGFAFGMGVERIAMMKYGVGDIGQFYSGDLRFLSQFV from the coding sequence ATGACGGATACCATCACACCCCTGAGCGCGTTCGATGACGCCTCGCTCGACCAGGCTTTCCGCGCACTCACGGACGAAGTTCGCTCCGCAGCCGCGCAACTGACCACGCCCGAAGCGCAGGAAAACTTCCGCCTCGACTGGCTTGGCCGCAAACAGGGCCGCCTGAAACTGCTCAGCGAAAGCTGGCTGAAGACCGCGCCGCCCGAAGCCAAGAAGTCACTCGGCATGCGCTTCAACGCCCTCAAGAACGAGATTGAAGCCGCTCTCCTCGCAGGCCCTATCAGCACGGCGGCAGAAGGTTCATCGCTGGACCTCTCACTCCCGGGCATCCGCCGCGCCATTGGCACGGAACATCCGCTGACGCGCACCATGCGCGAGATGACCGCCGTCTTCGCCGCGCTAGGCTACTCCGTCGGCGTCGGCCCGGAGGTCGAAAGCGACTTCTACAACTTTGAGGCGCTGAACTTCCCGCCAAACCATCCCGCGCGCGACACGCAGGACACCCTCGTCGTCGCCGATCAGGACAAGAAGCCATTGCGTGAACGTCTGTTGATGCGCACGCACACCTCGCCCGTGCAGATTCGTACGATGATTTCGCAGCCACCGCCGCTGCGCATCGTCATCCCCGGCAAGGTGCACCGCAACGACGAAAGCGACGCCACCCACTCGCCCATCTTCCATCAGGTCGAGGGCCTCTGCGTTGACACCAACATCACCTTCAGCGACCTGAAGGGCACGCTCGATCACGCCATGAAAGCCTTCTTCGGCTCGTCCGTGAAAACACGCTTCTTCCCATCGTTCTTCCCCTTCACCGAGCCCAGCGCCGACGTCCAGATCTCCTGCCCCTTCTGCGGACAGAAGGGCTGCCGCAAGTGCAAATACTCCGGCTGGATTGAACTTCTGGGATGCGGCATGGTCGATCCCGCAGTCTTCGCCGCCGTGGATCAGCGCCGCATTGAAAACGGACTCGAACCCGCCTACGACACCAAAAAGATCAGCGGTTTCGCCTTCGGCATGGGCGTGGAACGCATCGCCATGATGAAGTACGGCGTAGGCGACATCGGCCAGTTCTACTCCGGCGATCTCCGTTTCCTGAGCCAGTTTGTATGA
- a CDS encoding four helix bundle protein translates to MSESASQRGPRTRSYRDLIAWQKAMQLAKQVYLVTERFPAEERFGLTVQMRRSAVSVPSNIAEGHGRLSDRALRMFLGNARGSLFELETQTLLATDLTYLKKEDADSVLTLTAEVARILNGLLRTLEVDEA, encoded by the coding sequence ATGAGCGAGTCAGCAAGCCAGCGAGGTCCGCGTACGCGAAGCTACCGCGACCTGATTGCCTGGCAGAAAGCCATGCAGCTTGCGAAGCAGGTGTATCTGGTAACAGAGAGATTTCCCGCTGAAGAGCGATTCGGCCTGACCGTACAAATGCGTAGAAGCGCAGTCTCCGTCCCAAGCAACATTGCAGAAGGCCACGGCAGACTAAGCGATCGCGCATTGCGTATGTTTCTAGGCAATGCACGAGGCTCACTCTTCGAGTTAGAGACACAGACTCTGCTCGCAACGGACCTCACCTATTTAAAGAAGGAAGATGCCGACTCCGTGCTCACACTCACCGCCGAAGTCGCCCGCATCCTGAACGGACTCTTAAGAACCCTGGAGGTCGATGAAGCCTAA
- the pheT gene encoding phenylalanine--tRNA ligase subunit beta: MNILSTWLREYLPALEVSDRQLADDLTLRGIAVEGVHALPDGSHLFEMDITTNRVDAMNHYGIAREAATIYGVPLLQLEDRRVLNAEGESAGSLPAEANGAYPARIDAPELCGRFTAQVIRGVTVKPSEGIVAERFAQIGQKPISNAVDITNYNWLSMGHPTHVFDLDTIEGSIIVRRAHAGEKITLLDGSEKTLTTDDVVIADEKKALSLAGVMGGWDSRVTEETKNILVEAAWFDPATIRATSRRHGLHTDASHRYERGADLGACALANRLVTRGVIAACGGEAIGTMSDVIVEAQELRTTKRPHVVLSAEQVQRLLGTTIEESTAGHLVPADVVEQYLQALGCHLRPSADAATYEVTLPSWRLDLEREIDLIEEIARVYGYNRFADTLPSFSGGVIALPHAAKEEVVRTTLRALGWTEAISSTFASETDSALFTTESAVPMGNPLNAEAGNLRPSLLPGMAGMLLLNSTRDVAAVRLFEYGTVFTGSTAQVNEHPSLTLGAYGNASATRTIDVADALFFEVKGAVEELLSRFVANVLTFSADNLPKWVASGRGAAITLEGKTIGWFGELTNEERDRRKLKENVVLAELNIPALFAFDLKQPAAKEPSRYQAVERDFSFLFADNITWAAVSKAIAALNIAEMISLQPIEIFRDAKGKAVPKGESSLLLRTVFQSPERTLREEEIAGWQEAIVAALIQLGGKHRAA; the protein is encoded by the coding sequence ATGAATATCTTGTCGACTTGGCTCCGGGAATATCTCCCCGCCCTCGAAGTTAGTGACCGCCAACTGGCGGACGACCTCACCCTCCGCGGCATCGCCGTCGAAGGTGTCCATGCTCTGCCCGATGGCAGCCATCTCTTTGAAATGGACATCACCACCAACCGCGTCGACGCCATGAACCACTACGGCATCGCGCGCGAAGCGGCCACCATTTACGGCGTGCCGCTGCTGCAACTGGAAGACCGCCGCGTTCTCAACGCAGAAGGCGAGTCCGCAGGTTCACTTCCCGCAGAGGCAAACGGCGCGTATCCCGCACGCATTGACGCGCCTGAACTCTGCGGCCGTTTCACCGCACAGGTCATCCGTGGCGTCACCGTGAAGCCCAGTGAAGGCATCGTTGCTGAGCGTTTCGCGCAGATCGGCCAAAAGCCCATCTCCAACGCAGTCGACATCACCAACTACAACTGGCTCTCCATGGGCCACCCTACGCACGTCTTCGACCTCGACACCATCGAAGGCAGCATCATCGTGCGTCGCGCCCATGCAGGCGAAAAGATCACATTGCTCGACGGCAGCGAAAAGACGCTCACCACAGACGACGTCGTTATCGCCGATGAGAAGAAGGCGCTCAGCCTCGCCGGGGTGATGGGCGGATGGGATTCACGCGTCACCGAAGAGACGAAGAACATCCTCGTGGAAGCCGCGTGGTTCGATCCCGCAACCATCCGCGCCACCTCCCGTCGTCACGGCCTGCACACAGACGCATCGCATCGCTACGAACGCGGTGCCGACCTCGGCGCATGCGCTCTTGCGAATCGCCTTGTCACACGTGGCGTCATCGCAGCCTGCGGCGGCGAAGCCATCGGCACCATGAGCGATGTCATTGTGGAAGCGCAGGAACTCCGCACCACCAAACGCCCGCACGTCGTTCTCTCAGCGGAGCAGGTACAGCGCCTCCTCGGCACCACCATTGAGGAAAGCACAGCAGGCCATCTCGTCCCTGCAGATGTCGTGGAGCAGTACCTGCAGGCGCTTGGCTGCCATCTGCGCCCCAGCGCCGACGCCGCAACGTACGAGGTCACACTGCCCTCGTGGCGTCTCGACCTGGAACGCGAAATCGACCTCATTGAAGAGATCGCGCGCGTCTACGGCTACAACCGTTTCGCAGACACGCTGCCCAGCTTCTCCGGTGGCGTCATCGCACTGCCGCACGCCGCAAAGGAAGAAGTCGTACGTACCACGCTGCGCGCCCTCGGCTGGACAGAAGCCATCAGCAGCACCTTCGCGTCCGAAACCGACTCCGCTCTCTTCACCACCGAATCCGCAGTCCCCATGGGCAATCCGTTGAATGCGGAAGCGGGCAACTTGCGCCCATCACTGCTGCCCGGTATGGCTGGCATGTTGCTGCTCAACAGCACACGTGACGTAGCAGCCGTCCGCCTCTTCGAATACGGAACCGTATTCACCGGCTCAACAGCGCAAGTGAACGAGCATCCATCGCTCACACTCGGCGCATACGGCAACGCATCCGCCACACGCACCATCGACGTCGCAGACGCGCTCTTCTTCGAAGTCAAAGGCGCAGTGGAAGAACTGCTCTCACGCTTCGTCGCAAACGTACTTACCTTCTCCGCTGACAACCTGCCGAAATGGGTCGCATCCGGTCGCGGCGCAGCCATCACGCTCGAAGGCAAGACAATTGGTTGGTTCGGTGAACTAACCAATGAAGAACGCGACCGCCGCAAGCTAAAGGAAAACGTCGTCCTCGCGGAACTGAACATCCCCGCACTCTTCGCCTTCGACCTGAAGCAGCCCGCGGCGAAAGAACCCTCGCGCTACCAGGCCGTCGAACGCGACTTCTCGTTCCTCTTCGCAGACAACATCACGTGGGCTGCCGTTTCAAAGGCAATTGCCGCATTGAACATCGCGGAGATGATCTCGCTGCAACCCATCGAAATCTTCCGTGATGCAAAAGGCAAAGCCGTCCCCAAAGGCGAATCCTCGCTCCTGCTGCGCACCGTCTTCCAATCCCCGGAACGCACGCTGCGCGAAGAGGAGATCGCCGGATGGCAGGAGGCCATCGTCGCCGCGCTTATCCAGCTCGGCGGCAAACACCGCGCAGCATAA